Proteins encoded within one genomic window of Desulforegulaceae bacterium:
- a CDS encoding ABC transporter ATP-binding protein, which translates to MFHSIESKKIKKLSDFKVLKVLYPFIKPYVNHLLLCVLLIFFITALELLLPYLTKKAIDGFILSEVQGASLLFGIEIDSFYKLSFLFLSVIALVFVFDFFQSLFMEFTSQKIIYNLRKELFFHMTHLPISFYDDNSTGRLVSRAAGDIDNMNEMFSSILVFIFKDLVLMISVVVIMFFYDLKFASLVVVVIPFVIALVLFFSKISRKAFATMREKIAGINHSFSENISGIRIIHTNNSFNYFYKKFQKLNFENFKAGMTQVKVFGIFMPLIELFSLFSLSIILVYGASRINEEAITIGVLVAFISYMKMFFRPVRDLSEKFNLIQNALASAEKITGILNEEKEADKKGALDFNEEIEEIEFKNICFSYKKGETVLDNISFKIKKGQSLGIAGHTGAGKSSIINLITGFYKPDSGEILINKKNMDFYKKNQIRKKIALVMQDPVVFSGSLRQNLLPENKSFDKNFLNQCLKDANCKFAFKSKQGIEMKIKEGGMPLSSGEKQLLCIARAFAAAPELIIFDEATSYIDSGSEKLVHDAMKKLMEKRTSIMIAHRLSTIKHSDNILVIKDSKVCESGNHNELIKKKGEYYNLILSG; encoded by the coding sequence ATGTTCCATTCAATTGAATCCAAAAAAATTAAAAAACTATCTGACTTTAAGGTTTTAAAGGTTTTATACCCGTTTATTAAACCCTATGTTAACCATCTTCTTTTATGTGTTTTATTGATCTTTTTTATAACTGCTCTTGAGCTTCTCCTTCCTTATCTTACCAAAAAAGCCATAGACGGATTTATTCTTTCTGAAGTTCAAGGTGCTTCTCTTTTGTTTGGAATAGAAATAGATTCTTTTTATAAACTGTCATTTCTTTTTCTTAGTGTAATTGCCCTTGTTTTTGTCTTTGATTTTTTTCAATCTCTTTTTATGGAGTTCACGAGTCAGAAAATAATTTATAATTTAAGGAAAGAACTGTTTTTTCATATGACCCATCTTCCAATTTCATTTTACGACGATAATAGCACGGGTCGTCTTGTTAGCAGGGCAGCAGGCGATATTGACAATATGAATGAAATGTTTTCATCAATCCTTGTTTTTATATTTAAGGACCTTGTTTTAATGATTTCTGTTGTTGTTATAATGTTTTTTTATGATCTTAAATTCGCATCTCTTGTTGTAGTTGTAATTCCTTTTGTAATTGCCCTTGTTTTATTTTTTTCAAAAATATCAAGAAAAGCTTTTGCAACAATGAGGGAAAAGATTGCAGGAATAAATCACAGTTTTTCAGAAAATATTTCAGGAATAAGAATAATTCATACAAACAATTCTTTTAATTATTTTTACAAGAAATTTCAAAAACTTAATTTTGAAAATTTTAAGGCTGGAATGACCCAGGTAAAAGTTTTTGGTATTTTTATGCCTTTAATTGAACTTTTCAGTCTTTTTTCCCTTTCAATAATTTTGGTGTATGGAGCTTCAAGAATTAATGAAGAAGCAATTACAATAGGAGTGCTTGTTGCTTTTATTTCTTATATGAAAATGTTTTTCAGGCCTGTAAGAGACTTGTCTGAAAAGTTCAATCTTATTCAAAATGCTCTTGCATCGGCAGAAAAAATTACTGGGATTCTTAATGAAGAAAAAGAAGCTGATAAAAAAGGAGCTTTGGATTTCAATGAAGAAATTGAAGAGATTGAATTTAAAAATATTTGTTTTTCATATAAAAAAGGAGAGACTGTTCTAGACAATATTTCTTTTAAGATAAAAAAAGGACAGTCTCTTGGGATAGCAGGACACACAGGAGCAGGGAAAAGCTCAATAATTAATCTTATCACAGGTTTTTACAAGCCCGATTCAGGGGAGATTTTAATCAATAAAAAAAATATGGATTTTTACAAAAAAAATCAAATAAGAAAAAAAATTGCACTTGTTATGCAAGACCCCGTGGTTTTTTCAGGGAGTTTAAGGCAAAATCTTCTGCCTGAAAACAAAAGTTTTGATAAAAACTTTTTAAATCAGTGCCTTAAAGACGCAAATTGTAAGTTTGCATTTAAAAGTAAGCAGGGAATTGAAATGAAAATAAAAGAAGGTGGAATGCCGCTTTCAAGTGGAGAAAAACAGCTATTGTGTATAGCAAGGGCTTTTGCCGCAGCTCCTGAGTTGATTATATTTGATGAAGCAACTTCCTATATTGATTCAGGATCAGAAAAATTAGTTCATGATGCAATGAAAAAACTAATGGAAAAAAGAACCTCAATAATGATTGCACACAGATTGAGTACAATTAAACACTCAGACAATATTCTTGTAATAAAAGATTCAAAAGTATGTGAATCAGGAAACCACAATGAGTTGATAAAGAAAAAAGGTGAATATTATAACCTCATTCTAAGCGGGTGA
- a CDS encoding ribonuclease catalytic domain-containing protein, whose amino-acid sequence MNEGQVVEYIDDQKILSAAVLEIKKNRLRILNENNREVNISQKRISLSSEKRIPLKQSRENISKILKDFSAESEKNSKEVDIESLWEILNTESDWIDVDSVSELWFGDNPEPFQKSALMRAMFYDRLYFKFNHSQYLPFTPEQVEQLKIQKQEEERKKNIIKKGGSWLKKNMNMQNPEMPTEELDLINILSSYYLLENESNQSELAREIFKEAGTEPGLKVFKLFTRLGVWDNDENTDLLKYDLERNFSNNIIESVKNLEKETLDLDLSKRKDLTGLKIFTIDGKNTKDFDDALSFEEKNEKLTAGVHITDVAFSIKKDTPIDRNAMLRASSIYMPDEKIPMLHPSISEKKSSLIKGETRPAISVLIEFTEDFSISDFKIVPSIIKVSEQITYDEADELINSSNSNELSKLYELAKKLRETRFLSHAVHISIPDTDVYVDENKNIEIKVLDRETPSWLLVSEFMIIANHLMAEFLKSNSIPAIFRGQPKPETRYYEGDNGDLLMQFLQRKEMSRVIISTTPEPHFGLGVNSYITSTSPVRKYFDLVCQRQIKSVFGLETPYSTEELDEITARLDNTMSSIGRVQFQRKRYWILKYLEEKRGEKEPALVISDKRFNSYSIVLLNYMMDSKLPATSGMNLKPGDNIVVIIQNVNARSDILSVHLS is encoded by the coding sequence ATGAATGAAGGACAAGTTGTAGAATATATAGATGACCAAAAAATTCTTTCTGCTGCAGTTCTTGAAATCAAAAAAAACAGATTAAGAATTTTAAATGAAAACAACAGGGAAGTTAATATATCGCAAAAAAGAATTTCCCTTTCATCTGAAAAAAGAATCCCCTTAAAACAATCAAGGGAAAATATCTCAAAAATTTTAAAAGATTTTTCAGCTGAATCTGAAAAAAACTCAAAAGAAGTTGACATAGAATCCTTATGGGAAATTTTAAATACAGAGTCAGACTGGATAGATGTGGATTCTGTCTCCGAACTTTGGTTTGGAGACAACCCCGAACCTTTCCAAAAATCAGCTTTAATGAGGGCAATGTTTTATGACAGGCTCTATTTTAAATTCAATCACTCACAATATCTTCCATTTACTCCTGAACAGGTAGAGCAACTAAAAATACAAAAACAGGAAGAAGAGAGGAAAAAAAATATAATCAAAAAAGGAGGCAGCTGGCTCAAGAAAAATATGAACATGCAAAATCCTGAAATGCCTACTGAAGAACTTGATCTGATAAACATTCTTTCCTCATATTACCTTCTTGAAAATGAATCAAATCAAAGCGAACTTGCAAGGGAAATATTCAAAGAAGCAGGAACAGAGCCCGGACTTAAAGTTTTTAAACTTTTTACAAGACTTGGAGTCTGGGATAATGATGAAAATACAGATTTATTAAAATATGATCTTGAAAGAAACTTTTCAAACAACATAATTGAGTCAGTTAAAAATCTTGAAAAAGAGACCCTGGATTTAGATCTTTCAAAAAGAAAAGATCTTACAGGTTTAAAAATTTTTACAATAGACGGCAAAAATACAAAAGATTTTGACGATGCCTTAAGTTTTGAGGAAAAAAATGAAAAACTAACAGCCGGCGTTCATATCACCGACGTTGCATTTTCAATTAAAAAAGATACACCAATAGATAGAAATGCCATGCTTAGGGCAAGTTCAATTTATATGCCCGACGAAAAAATACCAATGCTCCACCCTAGCATATCTGAAAAAAAATCAAGCTTGATTAAAGGAGAAACAAGACCTGCAATCAGTGTTTTAATTGAATTTACAGAAGACTTTTCAATAAGCGACTTTAAAATAGTTCCTTCAATTATAAAAGTAAGTGAGCAGATAACCTATGACGAAGCAGATGAACTTATAAATTCAAGCAATTCAAATGAACTTTCAAAACTTTATGAATTGGCAAAAAAATTAAGAGAAACACGATTTTTATCCCACGCAGTTCATATTTCAATTCCTGATACTGATGTTTATGTTGATGAAAATAAAAATATTGAAATAAAAGTTTTAGACAGGGAAACTCCTTCCTGGCTTCTTGTTTCAGAATTTATGATAATTGCAAATCATCTTATGGCTGAATTTTTAAAATCAAATTCCATTCCTGCAATTTTCAGAGGCCAGCCCAAACCTGAAACAAGATATTATGAAGGAGACAATGGGGATCTTTTAATGCAGTTCCTCCAAAGAAAAGAAATGAGCAGGGTAATAATTTCTACCACTCCAGAACCCCACTTTGGACTTGGAGTTAACTCATATATAACATCAACTTCTCCTGTAAGAAAATATTTTGATCTGGTATGTCAAAGACAGATAAAATCTGTTTTTGGGCTAGAAACTCCCTATTCAACAGAAGAGCTAGATGAAATAACAGCAAGGCTTGACAACACAATGTCAAGCATAGGAAGGGTTCAGTTCCAAAGAAAAAGATATTGGATTTTAAAATATCTTGAAGAAAAAAGAGGGGAAAAAGAACCTGCTCTTGTTATCTCAGATAAAAGGTTTAACAGTTATTCAATTGTTCTTCTCAATTACATGATGGACTCAAAACTTCCTGCAACATCTGGAATGAATTTAAAGCCAGGAGACAATATTGTTGTTATAATTCAAAATGTTAATGCCAGAAGTGACATTTTATCTGTCCATTTAAGTTAA
- a CDS encoding class I SAM-dependent methyltransferase, producing MIRDPENKIKKTILSQIKNKNCFALDIGCGNGEVTKFISKNTSLTIGIEPFFEKLKNLKTDNLYFAANSGSSLCFKDQSFDFVFFCQSLHHIEENSQALALKEAERVLKNKGTLLIIEPMYNKGIYGKITALINTEKRLKEKANKEIKKLKNLSFKKLFSKNLKIEFLINGYNDFFNSKIKDKPGINWNESIEAKIKNLISQAPEKHGKLSIDNHLNVFCFQKD from the coding sequence ATGATAAGAGATCCTGAAAACAAAATAAAAAAAACAATTCTTTCACAAATAAAAAACAAAAATTGTTTTGCCCTAGACATAGGCTGTGGAAACGGGGAAGTTACAAAATTTATCTCTAAAAACACCTCCCTTACAATAGGTATTGAACCATTTTTTGAAAAGCTTAAGAATTTAAAAACTGACAACCTTTATTTTGCTGCAAATTCAGGATCCAGCCTTTGCTTTAAAGACCAATCTTTTGATTTTGTTTTCTTTTGCCAGTCTCTCCACCACATTGAAGAAAACAGTCAAGCCCTTGCTCTTAAAGAAGCAGAAAGGGTGTTAAAAAACAAAGGGACTCTTTTAATTATAGAACCAATGTATAATAAAGGGATCTATGGAAAAATAACAGCCCTTATTAACACAGAGAAAAGGCTTAAGGAAAAAGCAAATAAAGAAATTAAAAAACTAAAGAATCTTTCTTTCAAAAAACTTTTCTCCAAAAATTTAAAAATCGAATTTCTCATTAATGGTTACAATGATTTTTTTAATTCTAAAATTAAAGACAAACCAGGTATAAACTGGAATGAAAGCATTGAGGCAAAGATTAAAAACTTAATTTCACAAGCACCTGAAAAACATGGCAAACTTTCAATAGACAACCATCTTAACGTTTTTTGCTTTCAAAAAGATTGA
- the ftsY gene encoding signal recognition particle-docking protein FtsY gives MIFRRKSKKKSNNQENWIKKDLKKETKSSPISEPKGFFSSLKKGLSKTRTILTTDLEDLFTGNKLNISHLEELEEKLISSDLGVKTSMELIALIEENESEIKSPKELKEFIRKQLLSFMKKPEKKLYGSPHVILVTGVNGVGKTTTIGKLAYKFTNEGKSVLIGAADTFRAAAVEQLEKWAKNSGSDFVKHKEKTDPAAVAFDSIDAGIARKKDVVIIDTAGRLHNKDNLMKELVKIKSTINKRLEGAPHEVLLVVDASTGQNALNQTKTFNEAAKITGIIITKMDGTAKGGIAAAIQKEFKIPVDYIGVGEKIEDLHEFDPEAFLDAILN, from the coding sequence ATGATATTTCGAAGAAAAAGTAAAAAGAAATCAAATAACCAGGAAAACTGGATAAAAAAAGATCTTAAAAAAGAAACTAAAAGTTCACCCATTTCAGAACCAAAAGGCTTTTTTTCCTCTCTAAAAAAAGGCCTTTCCAAAACTCGAACAATTTTAACAACTGATCTTGAAGATTTATTCACAGGAAACAAACTTAATATCTCCCACCTTGAAGAACTTGAGGAAAAACTTATATCTTCAGATTTGGGAGTAAAAACATCAATGGAACTTATCGCCCTTATTGAAGAAAACGAATCAGAAATCAAATCTCCAAAAGAACTAAAGGAGTTTATAAGAAAACAGCTTTTATCTTTCATGAAAAAGCCTGAAAAAAAACTTTATGGAAGCCCCCACGTAATCCTTGTCACCGGGGTTAATGGTGTTGGTAAAACAACAACAATAGGAAAACTTGCCTATAAATTTACCAATGAAGGAAAATCAGTTCTTATAGGTGCCGCCGATACATTTAGAGCTGCTGCAGTTGAACAACTTGAAAAATGGGCAAAAAACTCAGGAAGTGATTTTGTAAAACACAAAGAAAAAACAGATCCTGCTGCTGTTGCCTTTGACAGTATTGATGCCGGTATTGCCAGAAAAAAAGACGTAGTGATAATTGATACCGCAGGAAGACTTCACAATAAAGACAATCTTATGAAAGAACTTGTAAAAATAAAGTCAACTATTAACAAACGCCTTGAAGGTGCTCCCCATGAAGTTCTTCTGGTGGTTGACGCATCTACAGGTCAAAATGCTCTTAACCAGACAAAAACATTTAATGAGGCTGCAAAAATAACAGGGATTATTATAACAAAAATGGATGGAACAGCTAAAGGTGGAATTGCTGCTGCAATTCAAAAAGAGTTTAAAATTCCTGTTGATTATATTGGTGTGGGAGAAAAAATTGAAGACCTCCATGAATTTGACCCTGAAGCCTTTCTTGATGCAATCCTTAACTAA
- a CDS encoding YitT family protein, with translation MALRDYSYSVWWNLILITTGSVLFSYGLKAIAVPHGFVPGGLFGFATLAYYFSGTLTPGLWFIVLSIPLVVIGFIYISKRFMAYTLYATIALTIAYELITHDTGIVNQFYAALTSGVICGIGAGIVLKSLGSNGGIDIIAIILYQKFNIGLGKSYMFFNLIVFGISFMFIEPDVVIASIILVFLTSISLEYVLSAFNQRKVVFIISDFSDYIADQVIKNLGVSSTFINGYGAYMRQPKNVLMTVINNVQLKRLEEIVFTEDENALFIVENTFNVIGSSFSKRKIY, from the coding sequence GTGGCTCTTCGTGACTATTCTTACTCAGTTTGGTGGAATTTAATTCTTATTACAACAGGGTCGGTACTTTTTTCCTATGGATTAAAAGCAATAGCTGTTCCCCATGGATTTGTTCCTGGTGGTTTGTTTGGGTTTGCCACTCTGGCTTACTATTTTTCAGGGACCCTTACTCCAGGGCTCTGGTTTATAGTTTTAAGTATTCCTCTTGTTGTTATTGGGTTTATATATATAAGCAAAAGATTTATGGCTTATACATTATATGCCACCATAGCTCTTACCATAGCCTATGAACTAATAACCCATGATACAGGAATTGTTAACCAGTTTTATGCTGCTTTGACTTCAGGAGTGATTTGCGGAATAGGAGCAGGAATTGTTTTAAAAAGCCTTGGCTCCAACGGCGGTATAGATATAATTGCCATTATTCTTTATCAAAAGTTTAACATTGGACTTGGGAAATCCTATATGTTTTTTAATTTAATTGTTTTTGGAATCAGTTTTATGTTTATTGAGCCAGACGTAGTTATTGCGTCAATAATTCTTGTTTTTCTTACTTCAATTTCTTTGGAATACGTTTTATCTGCCTTTAACCAGAGGAAAGTTGTTTTTATCATATCTGATTTTTCTGATTATATTGCTGATCAAGTAATAAAAAACCTTGGGGTAAGCTCAACTTTTATCAATGGATATGGTGCTTATATGAGGCAGCCTAAAAACGTTCTTATGACAGTTATAAATAATGTTCAGCTCAAAAGACTTGAAGAAATAGTTTTTACTGAAGACGAAAATGCATTGTTTATAGTTGAAAATACTTTTAATGTTATTGGCTCTTCTTTTTCTAAAAGAAAAATTTATTAA
- a CDS encoding peptidoglycan DD-metalloendopeptidase family protein, which translates to MVLKIYKQSFLVKITLVILFFFIFIFLFSFQKGSKAFTELGPVNNDNEKSLQTLLASSDLNKENSSALELAADDLSEFDLLNVKLENNTLYEKLKIFGISSKEIMKLSVSFKDSFDFRYSLPVHKFSAKTNNEGLIEKFVYKTDPENQFVAVRNESDFFDVSKKEIVPDITVETSEFEINSSFYEAVVKSGESPALAAQFAEIFSWDIDFYLYPRKNDKIQILYEKKFINQSFCGYGKILAARYIGSKDSFSAFYFDDGKTKGYYDESGSPLRKMFLRVPVKFGVLTSSFSIRRFHPVLGKYKPHTGIDYGAPKGTPIFATANGVVIFSGWQNGYGNLVILKHPNGYKTYYGHCDSLIAKKGEKINQGQILAKVGETGIATGPHVHYEVRINNKPVDPNTLKSERGRPIVGGKLETFKTLVQVRTDYMNNQLGESQEKLIASLVEK; encoded by the coding sequence ATGGTTCTTAAAATATATAAACAAAGTTTTCTTGTCAAAATCACTCTTGTTATTCTGTTTTTTTTTATATTTATCTTTCTTTTTTCATTTCAAAAGGGGTCAAAAGCCTTTACTGAGCTTGGGCCTGTAAATAATGATAATGAGAAAAGTTTACAAACACTTCTTGCTTCTTCTGATTTAAATAAAGAAAATTCATCAGCCTTGGAGTTGGCTGCTGATGATTTATCGGAATTTGATCTATTAAATGTAAAACTTGAAAATAACACCTTGTATGAAAAATTAAAAATCTTTGGTATTTCATCAAAAGAAATTATGAAACTTTCAGTAAGTTTTAAGGATTCTTTTGATTTTAGATATTCTTTGCCAGTACATAAATTCAGTGCAAAAACAAACAATGAAGGTTTGATTGAAAAATTTGTATACAAAACAGATCCTGAAAACCAGTTTGTTGCAGTAAGAAATGAAAGTGATTTTTTTGATGTTTCAAAAAAAGAAATAGTGCCCGATATCACAGTAGAAACCTCTGAATTTGAAATAAATTCCAGTTTTTATGAAGCCGTAGTAAAATCAGGGGAAAGCCCTGCTCTTGCGGCCCAGTTTGCCGAAATCTTTTCATGGGATATTGATTTTTATCTTTATCCAAGAAAAAATGATAAAATTCAGATTTTATATGAAAAGAAGTTTATTAATCAGAGTTTTTGCGGATATGGAAAGATTTTAGCTGCAAGATATATTGGCTCTAAGGATTCTTTTTCAGCTTTTTATTTTGATGATGGAAAAACTAAGGGCTATTATGATGAATCAGGAAGCCCTTTAAGAAAAATGTTTTTAAGAGTTCCTGTAAAATTTGGAGTTTTGACCTCTTCTTTTTCAATTAGAAGGTTTCATCCAGTCTTAGGGAAATATAAACCCCATACAGGAATAGATTATGGAGCACCCAAGGGAACCCCTATTTTTGCAACAGCCAATGGAGTTGTTATTTTTTCAGGCTGGCAGAATGGTTATGGTAATCTTGTAATTTTAAAGCACCCAAATGGTTATAAAACTTATTATGGGCATTGTGACTCTCTTATTGCAAAAAAAGGTGAAAAAATTAATCAAGGTCAGATTCTAGCAAAAGTTGGAGAGACCGGAATAGCAACAGGTCCTCATGTTCACTATGAGGTTAGAATAAACAATAAACCAGTTGACCCTAATACTCTAAAGTCTGAAAGAGGAAGGCCCATAGTCGGGGGCAAGTTGGAAACTTTTAAAACCCTTGTTCAGGTTAGAACTGATTATATGAATAATCAGCTTGGAGAAAGCCAGGAAAAGCTTATTGCATCATTGGTTGAGAAGTAA
- a CDS encoding ABC transporter ATP-binding protein, with protein sequence MSFKLVLPYFKEHFVKIISGILILLTVDFFQLLIPYLTKKAIDVITYNKNDFNSVLKVGLIIVLSGFLITFLRYWWRVFLIGTSRHIEKGIRDSLFFNIMNFKVGFFDQVKTGDIMARATSDLAHIRMAFGVGIIAFTDAVLLGSATIGIMFYLNPKLAGLALIPMPFIALSTRVLGKKMHDYHTDAQKSFSDLMENMRESFLGIRIIRVFNFEKFINKKVDSYSLDYFEKSLKRAVILSAIKPLMIFFLNLSLFIILFYGGFLVMEGKITSGDLVAFIQYLSLLAWPVMALGWMTNLMQRGIASLKRIEDILNLGESVFEEEARSEEIKKVEEISCENLWFSYENEEYVLKNINFSLKKGEMLGITGPPGSGKSTLAAIISGLYEPLKGSVKLNGKDLRTIKIKNLRQKITFMPQESFIFSGELKENIVLGQNYDLERLKNSIKLSCLESDLENMPQGLDSIVGERGTALSGGQKQRTAIARALYNPGDIIIFDDPISQVDSNTARFLIENLKSLSEDKILIVISNRISAILNAEKIMVLKNYEAENIGSHEYLLENNRFYKKSSKIQGVL encoded by the coding sequence ATGTCTTTTAAACTTGTTTTACCATATTTTAAGGAACACTTTGTTAAAATTATATCAGGAATACTTATCCTCCTGACTGTTGATTTTTTTCAACTTTTAATACCATATCTGACAAAAAAAGCTATAGATGTAATAACATACAATAAAAATGATTTTAATAGTGTTTTAAAAGTTGGGCTAATAATTGTTTTATCAGGCTTTTTAATTACTTTTTTAAGATATTGGTGGAGAGTTTTCCTTATAGGGACATCAAGGCATATTGAAAAAGGAATAAGGGACAGTCTTTTTTTTAACATAATGAATTTTAAGGTTGGTTTTTTTGATCAGGTAAAAACCGGAGATATAATGGCAAGGGCCACCAGCGATCTTGCCCATATAAGAATGGCTTTTGGAGTTGGAATAATTGCATTTACAGATGCTGTACTTCTCGGAAGTGCTACAATAGGAATCATGTTTTATCTCAATCCTAAGCTTGCTGGTTTAGCACTTATTCCCATGCCTTTTATTGCCCTTTCTACACGGGTTTTGGGTAAAAAAATGCATGATTATCATACAGATGCACAGAAATCATTTTCAGATCTAATGGAAAATATGAGGGAAAGCTTTTTGGGAATAAGGATAATTCGGGTTTTTAACTTTGAAAAGTTCATTAATAAAAAAGTTGATTCATATTCTTTGGACTATTTTGAAAAAAGCCTTAAAAGAGCAGTAATTCTTTCTGCGATCAAACCATTGATGATTTTTTTCCTTAACTTATCTCTTTTTATAATTCTTTTTTACGGAGGCTTCCTCGTGATGGAGGGAAAAATCACCTCAGGTGATCTTGTTGCCTTTATTCAATATTTAAGCCTTTTAGCCTGGCCTGTGATGGCTCTTGGCTGGATGACCAATCTTATGCAAAGGGGGATTGCCTCGCTTAAAAGAATTGAAGATATCTTAAATTTAGGTGAATCTGTTTTTGAAGAAGAAGCTAGAAGTGAGGAAATTAAAAAAGTTGAAGAAATAAGCTGTGAAAATCTTTGGTTTAGTTATGAAAATGAAGAGTATGTGTTAAAAAATATAAATTTTTCTCTTAAAAAGGGTGAAATGCTTGGAATAACCGGGCCTCCAGGAAGTGGTAAATCAACCCTTGCGGCTATTATTTCAGGTCTTTATGAGCCTTTAAAAGGGAGTGTTAAATTAAACGGGAAAGATTTAAGAACTATAAAAATTAAAAACTTAAGACAAAAAATTACATTTATGCCCCAGGAATCTTTTATATTTTCAGGGGAATTAAAAGAAAATATTGTTCTTGGCCAGAATTATGATTTAGAAAGACTTAAAAATTCAATTAAATTATCCTGTCTTGAATCTGATCTTGAAAATATGCCCCAAGGTCTTGATTCTATAGTAGGAGAAAGGGGAACTGCTCTTTCAGGGGGACAAAAGCAAAGGACAGCAATTGCAAGAGCTCTTTATAATCCAGGCGATATTATCATTTTTGATGATCCAATAAGCCAGGTTGATTCAAATACAGCAAGGTTTTTAATTGAAAACTTAAAGAGTTTAAGCGAAGATAAAATTCTTATTGTTATTTCAAACAGAATATCTGCAATTTTGAATGCTGAAAAAATTATGGTTTTGAAAAATTATGAAGCTGAAAATATAGGTTCCCATGAATATCTTTTAGAAAATAATAGGTTTTATAAAAAATCATCTAAGATTCAGGGTGTTTTGTAA
- a CDS encoding aspartate kinase, which produces MTSHTVEKIGGTSMSDFEKTLNNIILKDKEDIYNRIFVVSAYAGITDMLLEHKKTSEPGVYGLFSNGNDSWAWGDAITSVGARMCEINASFEHLGLDLQLADRFVKERIEGVRSCLIDLTRLCSFGNFQLVEHLSAIREMLSALGEAHSAHNSFLILKNMGINSRFVDLTGWMEGENMGFDEKIKCFFKEMDLSSELPIATGYTRCKEGIMDTYDRGYSEITFSKIACVTNALEGIIHKEFHLSSGDPKVVGEDKVRTIGKTNYDVADQLSDLGMEAIHPRAAKGLRQLGIPLRIKNTFEPNHPGTLIRGDYKSSESRVEIIAGRPSLYGVEVFDQDTVGQYDRDFIVTELFKNSKIRYVAKNLNANTITHYVTASLEKINKLINGIEEKYPSAEVSVKKVAMVSAIGSNMSIPGFLAAAAKALYEKGINVLAVHQSMRQVDMQFIVNEKDFDKAVLVLHRELIEKTDEYKSQTQK; this is translated from the coding sequence ATGACATCTCATACAGTGGAAAAAATTGGCGGAACTTCTATGTCAGATTTTGAGAAAACCTTGAATAATATAATTCTTAAAGACAAGGAAGATATTTATAACAGGATTTTTGTTGTTTCTGCCTATGCCGGGATTACAGACATGTTGCTCGAGCATAAAAAAACAAGTGAACCCGGAGTTTATGGGCTTTTTTCAAATGGAAATGATTCATGGGCCTGGGGAGATGCAATAACTAGTGTTGGTGCGAGGATGTGTGAGATCAATGCTTCCTTTGAGCATTTAGGCCTTGATCTTCAGCTTGCAGACAGGTTTGTCAAAGAAAGAATAGAAGGTGTAAGGAGCTGTCTCATAGATCTTACCAGGTTGTGTTCTTTTGGTAATTTTCAATTAGTAGAGCATTTAAGTGCAATTAGGGAAATGCTCAGTGCTCTTGGTGAAGCTCATAGTGCGCACAATAGTTTTCTTATACTTAAAAATATGGGGATTAATTCAAGGTTTGTAGATCTTACAGGCTGGATGGAAGGTGAAAACATGGGTTTTGATGAAAAAATAAAATGTTTTTTCAAGGAAATGGATCTTTCTTCCGAGCTTCCCATAGCAACAGGATATACAAGATGTAAGGAAGGTATAATGGATACTTATGACAGGGGCTATAGTGAGATTACCTTTTCAAAGATTGCCTGTGTCACCAATGCTCTTGAAGGAATAATTCATAAAGAATTTCATTTAAGCAGCGGGGATCCCAAGGTTGTTGGCGAAGATAAAGTAAGAACCATAGGCAAAACCAATTATGATGTTGCAGATCAGCTTTCCGATCTTGGAATGGAAGCTATCCATCCAAGAGCTGCAAAAGGACTCAGGCAGCTTGGGATTCCTTTGAGAATAAAAAACACTTTTGAACCAAATCATCCAGGAACATTGATCAGGGGAGATTATAAAAGTTCTGAATCAAGGGTGGAAATAATAGCTGGAAGACCGAGTTTATACGGAGTTGAGGTTTTTGATCAAGATACTGTGGGGCAGTATGACAGGGATTTTATTGTAACAGAGCTTTTTAAAAACTCTAAAATCAGGTATGTAGCAAAAAACCTTAATGCAAACACTATCACCCATTATGTCACTGCTTCTCTTGAAAAGATCAACAAACTTATTAATGGGATCGAAGAAAAATACCCTTCTGCAGAAGTATCAGTGAAAAAGGTGGCAATGGTTTCAGCCATTGGAAGCAATATGTCAATTCCTGGCTTTTTGGCAGCAGCAGCCAAGGCTTTGTATGAAAAAGGTATTAATGTTCTTGCTGTTCATCAGAGCATGAGACAGGTTGATATGCAATTCATAGTAAATGAAAAAGATTTTGACAAAGCTGTTCTTGTGCTTCATAGAGAGCTTATAGAAAAAACCGATGAGTATAAATCCCAAACTCAAAAGTAA